A region of Acidobacteriota bacterium DNA encodes the following proteins:
- the amrB gene encoding AmmeMemoRadiSam system protein B: MKKAACCLLAICCAAAAGGDFRPAVWAGLFYDEDPARLSMQIDLFLSQRPTDSPSGSLKAIIAPHAGYGFSGPIAGRAYVAARGEDVSSVVIIGPSHRHGFEGCSIYPRGGFATPLGVAPIDEALAAELSRASGFGFVPQAHAEEHSIEVQVPFIQKVFPGASIVPIAMGYPSSRTVRRLAAALTEILPKHSALVVVSTDMSHFLSRTKAREADARTTELIRTMNASELLRKLDRGENVLCGGGAVAAALLYMESLENPRVDILGYDDSTSGGGDPNSVVGYLSAALYAEDGGAPAGLSDDDKARLLVVARAAVLRFIRHGDILVPADLTPALKENSGVFVTLKKNGRLRGCIGFIEPEMPLAFAASRAAVLAASEDARFDPVTEDEIPGLSVEISVLTPLRPVSDVGRIEVGRHGLVIRQGDKTGILLPHVAVDNRWSRSAFLRQACLKAGLPANAWRRGAEILVFKTETFGERDPVL; encoded by the coding sequence ATGAAAAAAGCGGCGTGTTGTCTTTTGGCGATCTGTTGTGCGGCGGCCGCCGGAGGCGACTTCCGCCCGGCCGTCTGGGCCGGGCTGTTCTACGACGAGGACCCGGCCCGGCTTTCCATGCAGATCGATCTTTTTCTCAGCCAACGGCCGACGGATTCTCCGTCGGGATCCCTCAAGGCCATCATCGCCCCGCATGCCGGATACGGATTTTCGGGTCCGATCGCCGGACGGGCCTATGTTGCGGCCCGGGGAGAGGACGTCTCTTCCGTCGTCATCATCGGGCCGTCTCACCGCCACGGTTTCGAGGGCTGTTCGATATACCCTCGCGGCGGGTTTGCCACGCCTCTGGGGGTTGCCCCGATCGACGAAGCCCTGGCCGCCGAGCTGTCCCGGGCTTCGGGGTTCGGATTCGTTCCGCAGGCCCATGCCGAAGAACATTCCATTGAAGTTCAGGTGCCGTTCATCCAGAAGGTCTTTCCCGGCGCCTCCATCGTCCCTATCGCCATGGGCTATCCTTCGTCCCGAACGGTCCGGAGGCTGGCCGCGGCCCTGACCGAAATCCTCCCGAAACACAGCGCTCTCGTCGTCGTCTCGACGGATATGTCCCACTTTCTTTCCAGGACCAAGGCCCGGGAGGCCGATGCCCGGACGACGGAACTCATCCGGACAATGAACGCTTCCGAACTGTTGCGAAAACTCGATCGCGGAGAAAATGTTCTCTGTGGAGGCGGGGCGGTGGCCGCAGCCCTTCTTTACATGGAATCCCTGGAAAACCCCCGTGTCGATATTCTCGGCTATGACGATTCGACCTCCGGCGGCGGCGATCCGAACAGCGTGGTCGGTTATTTGTCTGCGGCGCTTTATGCCGAAGACGGAGGCGCACCCGCCGGACTTTCGGATGACGACAAGGCGCGTCTCCTGGTCGTGGCCCGGGCGGCCGTCCTGCGTTTCATCCGGCATGGCGATATTCTCGTTCCCGCCGATCTGACCCCCGCCCTGAAAGAAAACAGCGGCGTTTTTGTCACCTTGAAAAAGAACGGCCGCCTCCGGGGGTGCATCGGATTCATCGAGCCCGAAATGCCTCTGGCTTTTGCGGCATCCCGGGCCGCGGTTCTGGCGGCCTCCGAAGACGCACGATTTGATCCCGTGACCGAAGACGAGATTCCGGGCCTTTCGGTCGAAATTTCGGTTTTGACTCCCCTCCGGCCCGTGTCCGACGTCGGCCGGATCGAAGTCGGCCGTCACGGCCTCGTCATTCGGCAGGGAGACAAAACGGGGATTCTTCTCCCCCACGTTGCCGTCGACAACCGATGGTCCCGATCGGCTTTTCTGCGCCAGGCCTGTCTCAAGGCCGGACTGCCGGCCAATGCCTGGAGAAGAGGCGCCGAAATCCTGGTCTTCAAAACCGAAACTTTCGGGGAACGCGATCCTGTGCTATAA
- a CDS encoding ribose-phosphate pyrophosphokinase, giving the protein MKIFSGSSNRELAHQIAGRLKTKLGACVLDRFSDGEIHFYIDENVRGEDIFIVQSGCADANTHLMELFLMIDAFKRASAERITAVVPYFPYARQDWKDRPRVPISARLVADLLEKAGANRVLTMDLHSPQIQGFFSVPVDNLMAAPVLANYLKTLNLEDLTVVSPDAGGVGRARLFAKRMKASLAIIDKRRPAPNIAKVLHVIGEVEGRNVIIFDDMTDTAGTMVLSVEALKEEGAKRIFAACTHGVLSGRAVEKIESSSLETLFVTDTIPLADKARDCGKIRVLSVSEIFGEAIRRINEGLSVSSLFD; this is encoded by the coding sequence ATGAAAATTTTCTCGGGTTCATCCAATCGGGAGTTGGCGCATCAGATCGCCGGCCGGCTGAAAACAAAGCTGGGGGCCTGTGTCCTGGACCGGTTCTCCGACGGCGAGATCCATTTCTACATTGACGAAAATGTCCGGGGCGAGGACATCTTCATCGTGCAATCCGGCTGTGCCGACGCGAATACGCACCTCATGGAGCTTTTCCTGATGATCGACGCCTTCAAGCGGGCCTCGGCCGAACGCATCACGGCCGTCGTTCCCTATTTCCCCTATGCCCGCCAGGATTGGAAGGATCGTCCCCGCGTCCCGATTTCGGCCCGGCTGGTCGCCGATTTGCTCGAAAAAGCAGGGGCCAACCGGGTCCTGACCATGGATCTTCATTCGCCGCAGATCCAGGGCTTCTTTTCCGTTCCGGTCGACAACCTGATGGCGGCTCCGGTTCTGGCCAATTATCTCAAGACGCTGAATCTCGAGGATTTGACCGTGGTCTCGCCCGACGCCGGCGGAGTCGGACGGGCCCGTCTCTTTGCAAAGAGGATGAAGGCGTCCCTGGCCATCATCGACAAGCGGCGGCCGGCGCCCAACATCGCCAAGGTCCTCCACGTGATCGGCGAGGTCGAGGGCCGCAACGTCATCATTTTCGACGACATGACCGACACGGCCGGAACCATGGTTCTCAGCGTGGAGGCCCTCAAGGAGGAAGGCGCGAAGCGGATCTTCGCCGCCTGCACCCACGGTGTGTTGTCCGGCCGGGCCGTCGAGAAAATCGAATCGTCCAGCCTGGAAACGCTTTTTGTGACCGACACCATTCCCCTGGCGGATAAAGCCCGGGACTGCGGAAAAATTCGTGTGCTTTCCGTGTCCGAAATTTTCGGCGAAGCCATCCGCAGAATCAATGAGGGGCTGTCCGTCAGCTCCCTGTTCGACTAA
- the dnaN gene encoding DNA polymerase III subunit beta gives MKFSIPKTSFLEELQLLQGIVEKRNTMPILANILMTVSVREIELTGTDLEVGMKSHFEAQVDEPGGNTVNGKKLYEIIKSLPEDLPVTLEEKEGQIEIRSGASEFKLLCLSREDYPSVPEASFEKNIRLPLPDLRTMIERVSYAITQEQRYYLNGALLTLREREMELVSTDGHRLSFTSCPVEGLKPESEISVIAAKKTLSELKKLDDDFVEFDRDDNNLFFRAGNRTLISRVIESKFPNYQAVIPRENPHQLIVAREDLAGAVRRVSLLSAERSRGVKFNLENDKIRLFSSNPEIGEARDKISVSYKGEDMEIGFNSLYMLDFLMTMTSENIIFEIKDENNAVLLRPETEDAVKNLYVLMPMKI, from the coding sequence ATGAAATTCTCAATTCCCAAAACATCTTTCCTGGAAGAACTTCAGCTTCTTCAGGGAATCGTCGAGAAACGCAACACGATGCCCATTCTGGCCAATATCCTGATGACGGTCTCGGTTCGCGAGATCGAACTCACGGGAACGGATTTGGAAGTCGGGATGAAAAGCCATTTCGAGGCTCAGGTCGATGAGCCCGGAGGCAACACCGTCAACGGTAAAAAGCTTTATGAAATCATCAAATCGCTTCCCGAAGACCTGCCCGTCACACTGGAGGAAAAAGAGGGTCAAATCGAGATCCGGTCCGGAGCCAGTGAATTCAAGCTTCTCTGTCTGTCGCGCGAAGATTATCCTTCCGTGCCGGAGGCCTCTTTCGAAAAAAACATCCGACTTCCTCTGCCGGATCTGCGAACCATGATCGAGCGCGTCTCCTATGCCATCACTCAGGAGCAGAGATATTACCTGAACGGCGCTCTCCTGACTCTCAGGGAAAGGGAGATGGAACTGGTCAGTACGGACGGCCATCGTCTGTCTTTCACGTCATGTCCGGTCGAAGGACTGAAGCCGGAATCCGAGATCAGCGTCATCGCGGCCAAGAAAACCCTGTCCGAGCTCAAGAAACTGGATGACGATTTTGTGGAGTTCGACCGGGATGACAACAATCTGTTTTTCAGAGCCGGAAACAGGACCCTCATATCGCGGGTCATCGAAAGCAAATTTCCCAATTACCAGGCCGTCATTCCCAGGGAAAATCCCCACCAACTGATTGTTGCCCGCGAGGATCTGGCCGGTGCCGTCCGCCGCGTTTCTCTTCTTTCGGCCGAGCGATCCCGGGGCGTCAAATTCAATCTGGAAAATGACAAGATCCGGCTCTTCTCGTCCAATCCTGAAATCGGCGAAGCCCGAGACAAGATTTCCGTGTCCTACAAGGGTGAGGATATGGAAATCGGATTCAATTCCCTGTACATGCTGGATTTCTTAATGACCATGACCTCGGAAAACATCATCTTCGAGATCAAGGACGAAAACAACGCCGTGCTTTTGAGACCGGAAACCGAGGACGCCGTCAAGAATCTCTACGTTCTCATGCCCATGAAAATTTAA
- the dnaA gene encoding chromosomal replication initiator protein DnaA, with protein MQIKDMENPWHRIVNAVKGKIDPSSFETWFEPTVFIGREDDTLYVKVPNAYFRDWLSFHYSQIINESSHELFGKPCEIKYIFDENPSAFIRRSPEERKTKQGLLLNPNLNPNYTFESFVVGSCNQFAHAASLAVAKIPAKSYNPLFIYGGAGLGKTHLMNAIGHQTLLANHKLKLLYITTEKFMNDLINHLQYGKVLDFRQKYRSVDVLLMDDIHYLSGRERTKEEFFHTFNHLYDSQKQIVITSDCPPKEIPQLEERFRSRFEWGLIADLKPPDIETRIAILRKKAEMENVALSESVALYIADKVQSNIRELEGYLRRVVAYSSLKGEPMDLDLTKEALKGLLDASASIITVEKIQKMICHRFKIKPSQLKAKNNSPKVAFPRQIAMYLAKELTRSSLPDIGKKFGGKHHTTVIHSIRKIDKMRNDDPQFNREINTLVSFLQ; from the coding sequence ATGCAAATCAAAGATATGGAAAACCCTTGGCATCGTATCGTCAACGCCGTCAAGGGCAAAATCGATCCCAGCAGCTTCGAGACCTGGTTTGAGCCGACGGTTTTCATCGGCCGGGAAGACGACACGCTCTATGTCAAGGTTCCCAATGCTTATTTCCGGGATTGGCTGTCCTTCCACTATTCCCAGATCATCAACGAATCCAGTCATGAACTTTTCGGAAAACCCTGCGAGATCAAGTATATTTTTGACGAAAATCCTTCGGCCTTCATCCGGCGTTCTCCCGAAGAACGAAAGACCAAACAGGGTCTTCTTCTGAACCCGAATCTCAACCCCAATTACACGTTCGAAAGTTTCGTCGTCGGATCCTGCAATCAGTTCGCCCATGCCGCCTCCCTGGCCGTAGCCAAAATCCCCGCCAAATCCTACAATCCCCTGTTCATTTATGGAGGGGCGGGGCTCGGAAAAACCCACCTGATGAACGCGATCGGCCATCAGACCCTCCTGGCCAATCACAAGCTCAAGCTGCTGTATATCACCACGGAAAAGTTCATGAACGATCTCATCAATCATCTCCAATATGGAAAAGTCCTCGATTTCCGGCAAAAATACCGAAGCGTGGACGTCCTCCTGATGGACGATATCCACTATCTCTCCGGCCGGGAACGAACCAAGGAAGAATTTTTCCACACCTTCAATCACCTTTATGACAGCCAGAAACAGATCGTCATCACCAGTGATTGTCCGCCCAAGGAAATTCCCCAACTGGAGGAGCGATTCCGAAGCCGTTTTGAATGGGGATTGATCGCCGATCTCAAGCCCCCGGATATCGAAACCCGGATCGCCATCCTCAGGAAAAAGGCGGAAATGGAGAACGTCGCCCTGTCGGAAAGCGTCGCTCTTTACATCGCCGATAAAGTCCAGTCCAATATCCGGGAACTCGAAGGCTATCTGCGCCGCGTTGTCGCCTATTCCTCGCTCAAAGGCGAACCCATGGATCTTGATCTGACGAAGGAGGCGCTCAAGGGACTTCTGGACGCTTCGGCATCCATCATCACTGTGGAAAAAATCCAGAAAATGATCTGCCATCGGTTCAAAATCAAGCCCTCCCAGCTCAAGGCGAAAAACAACTCTCCCAAGGTCGCGTTCCCCCGGCAGATCGCCATGTATCTGGCCAAGGAACTGACCCGGAGTTCCCTGCCCGATATCGGCAAAAAATTCGGTGGAAAACACCATACGACGGTCATACACAGCATTCGGAAAATCGACAAGATGCGCAATGACGATCCCCAGTTCAACAGAGAAATCAACACGCTTGTCAGCTTCCTTCAATGA
- the waaF gene encoding lipopolysaccharide heptosyltransferase II translates to MKIALRMPNWLGDAVLALPALHSLRRAFPEAEIHAVTRSWGPDLLEGHPSLNGVIPLPEARDLKALRTSGTALKTFGFDRGILLTNSFSSAFVFYLAGIPERWGYARDGRGILLTRAVPFKNRDGVRHQADFYLHLIQALGIEPAGLGPGLISNENDTAWADEVLEKWGDAVDRPLVVLCPGAAYGPAKRWPADRFAALARRLREEAGAAVAVVGESGDAAAAALILEALDGHGLDLTGQTTLSRLIAVLRRARLVVTNDSGPLHIADAVGVPLVALFGPTNPAATGPRRGPAAVLKKEVPCWPCLYRSCPYDHRCMTRIEVEEAFEACRQLIA, encoded by the coding sequence ATGAAAATCGCCCTCCGGATGCCGAATTGGCTGGGCGACGCCGTTCTCGCGCTGCCCGCACTTCACAGTCTCCGCCGGGCTTTTCCAGAGGCCGAAATTCACGCCGTGACGCGAAGCTGGGGTCCTGACCTTCTTGAGGGGCATCCCTCCCTGAACGGCGTCATCCCTCTCCCCGAAGCCCGCGATCTCAAGGCCCTGCGAACCTCGGGCACGGCTCTCAAGACGTTCGGATTCGACCGGGGGATTCTCCTGACGAATTCTTTTTCCTCCGCTTTCGTTTTTTATCTGGCCGGCATCCCCGAACGATGGGGCTATGCCCGGGACGGACGGGGGATTCTCCTGACGCGCGCCGTCCCCTTTAAAAACCGGGACGGCGTCCGTCACCAGGCCGATTTCTACCTCCATTTGATCCAAGCCCTGGGAATCGAACCCGCGGGATTAGGACCAGGGCTCATCTCAAACGAAAACGATACCGCCTGGGCCGATGAGGTTCTGGAGAAATGGGGAGACGCCGTGGACCGCCCGCTTGTCGTCCTCTGCCCCGGCGCCGCCTACGGTCCGGCCAAGCGATGGCCGGCCGACCGTTTCGCAGCCCTGGCCCGCAGGCTGCGGGAAGAGGCCGGGGCAGCCGTGGCCGTTGTCGGCGAATCCGGAGACGCGGCGGCGGCGGCGCTCATCCTCGAGGCTCTTGACGGACACGGTTTGGATCTGACGGGTCAAACCACCCTGAGCCGGCTGATCGCCGTCCTCAGGCGCGCCCGCCTGGTCGTCACCAACGACTCGGGACCTCTGCACATCGCCGATGCCGTGGGCGTTCCCCTTGTCGCGCTCTTCGGTCCCACCAATCCGGCGGCCACGGGTCCCCGGCGCGGACCTGCGGCCGTCCTGAAAAAGGAGGTCCCCTGCTGGCCGTGCCTCTATCGCTCCTGTCCCTATGACCATCGATGCATGACCCGCATCGAGGTGGAGGAAGCCTTTGAGGCCTGCCGGCAACTGATCGCATGA
- a CDS encoding bifunctional (p)ppGpp synthetase/guanosine-3',5'-bis(diphosphate) 3'-pyrophosphohydrolase: MIRFDDIIEKASYLGEKDILLLQKAYIYAAKAHKGQVRRSGEPYLSHPLEVTAMLADMRLDTPTLVAGLLHDVMEDTDVPPGELRELFGREAAVLVEGVTKIGRVQDASTETGRAETIRKIILAMTDDLRVIFIKLADRIHNLKTLKFLDENKQRRIARETLEIYAPVANRLGMGRIRAELEDLAFRYVEPEEFFRVAALVDPRRKAAEKSLARFKKKLEALMKDHGIPAEIEFRIKRLYSISSKMKRRTIDFDQVYDFLALRLITDTERNCYAALGLIHQTWSHLPQRFRDFIAMPKPNLYQSLHTTIITGEKQTFEIQIRTRGMHELADNGIAAHWKYKEGAPPEIQKDDRRLTWLRELAALYQEQKNPREFMKTLKSNLIPEEVYVFTPKGHVITLPPGATALDFAFKIHTAVGLHASGARINGSLAALKTVLKTGDIVEILTDPAKTPSRAWLSAVATSAARQQIRRWLSLKSRTTSLTLGKKLWQREIRKYALPSALLENKELLIRLGRALKTKLKHMDEFFRMAGTGRVVVDKRFLEAVFSGETLEPKKATFFDKVVSRVRKDPPPGLALTHIEEQMVSMAKCCSPIKGEPIIGYLTAGKGITVHAVRCPLVAKEILDAHRMMDVHWDPASGGTFKAGLVIHTENSLGVLAGVAGVIAKLEGNIVKAEVKTLPDGKGRISLELHIRDIDHLETIRGRLAALKDVISVQSR, from the coding sequence ATGATTCGATTCGACGACATCATCGAAAAGGCCTCCTATCTCGGCGAAAAAGACATCCTCCTTCTGCAAAAGGCCTATATCTACGCCGCCAAGGCCCACAAGGGGCAGGTCCGCAGGTCGGGCGAACCTTACCTGAGCCATCCCCTTGAAGTCACGGCCATGCTGGCCGACATGCGGCTGGACACCCCAACGCTCGTCGCGGGCCTCCTCCACGACGTCATGGAAGACACCGACGTCCCGCCTGGGGAGCTGCGGGAGCTTTTCGGCCGGGAGGCCGCCGTTCTGGTCGAGGGCGTCACCAAGATCGGCCGGGTTCAGGACGCATCGACGGAAACCGGGCGGGCGGAGACCATCCGCAAAATCATCCTGGCCATGACCGACGATCTCCGGGTGATTTTCATCAAGCTGGCCGACCGCATTCACAATCTCAAGACGTTGAAGTTTCTGGACGAAAACAAACAGCGGCGCATCGCCCGCGAGACGCTGGAGATCTACGCCCCCGTCGCCAACCGCTTGGGAATGGGGCGCATCCGGGCCGAACTGGAAGACCTGGCCTTCCGGTATGTGGAGCCCGAGGAATTTTTCCGCGTGGCCGCGCTGGTCGATCCGAGGAGAAAAGCGGCCGAGAAGAGTCTCGCCCGGTTCAAGAAAAAACTCGAAGCTCTGATGAAGGACCACGGCATCCCGGCCGAAATCGAGTTCCGGATCAAGCGGCTCTACAGCATCTCCAGCAAGATGAAGCGCCGGACCATCGATTTCGATCAGGTCTATGATTTTCTAGCCCTTCGCTTGATCACGGACACGGAGAGAAACTGCTATGCCGCGCTCGGACTCATCCACCAGACCTGGTCCCATTTGCCCCAGAGATTCAGGGATTTCATCGCCATGCCCAAACCCAATCTCTACCAGTCCCTGCACACGACGATCATCACGGGCGAGAAGCAGACCTTCGAAATCCAGATCCGGACCCGCGGCATGCACGAATTGGCGGACAACGGCATCGCCGCCCACTGGAAATACAAAGAGGGCGCGCCGCCGGAGATTCAGAAGGACGACAGGCGGCTGACCTGGCTGCGGGAACTGGCCGCGCTCTACCAGGAACAGAAAAACCCCCGGGAATTTATGAAAACCCTGAAATCCAATCTCATCCCGGAGGAAGTCTATGTCTTCACACCCAAGGGCCATGTGATCACCCTGCCTCCGGGAGCGACGGCTTTGGATTTCGCCTTCAAGATCCACACCGCCGTCGGGCTGCACGCCTCGGGCGCCCGCATCAACGGAAGCCTGGCCGCTCTCAAGACCGTCCTGAAAACGGGAGATATCGTCGAGATCCTCACGGATCCGGCCAAGACGCCGTCGCGGGCCTGGCTGAGCGCCGTGGCCACGTCCGCGGCCCGGCAGCAAATCCGGCGATGGCTCAGCCTGAAAAGCCGAACCACCAGCCTGACTCTCGGGAAGAAGCTCTGGCAACGGGAGATCCGGAAATACGCGCTGCCTTCGGCTCTCCTGGAAAATAAGGAGCTCCTCATTCGTCTCGGCCGGGCCCTCAAAACGAAACTCAAGCATATGGACGAATTCTTCCGGATGGCCGGCACCGGGCGCGTCGTCGTCGACAAGCGTTTTCTGGAAGCCGTTTTTTCAGGGGAGACTCTGGAGCCGAAAAAAGCCACGTTTTTCGACAAGGTGGTCTCCCGCGTCCGGAAAGATCCGCCGCCGGGACTGGCCTTGACCCATATCGAGGAACAGATGGTGTCCATGGCGAAATGCTGCTCTCCCATCAAGGGGGAACCCATCATCGGGTATCTCACCGCCGGCAAGGGGATTACGGTTCACGCCGTTCGCTGCCCGCTTGTCGCCAAGGAAATCCTGGATGCCCACAGGATGATGGATGTCCATTGGGACCCGGCTTCGGGAGGGACATTCAAGGCCGGGCTTGTGATCCATACGGAAAATTCTCTGGGCGTTCTGGCCGGGGTCGCCGGCGTGATCGCCAAGCTCGAAGGAAACATCGTCAAGGCCGAAGTTAAGACCCTGCCCGACGGAAAGGGGAGGATTTCTCTGGAGCTTCACATCCGCGACATCGACCACCTGGAAACCATCCGCGGACGGTTGGCGGCACTTAAGGACGTCATCTCCGTACAGTCCCGGTGA
- the ispE gene encoding 4-(cytidine 5'-diphospho)-2-C-methyl-D-erythritol kinase: MPGSGLTVKSFAKINLGLEVRGRRPDGYHEILTLFQTVSFCDILTFRTLSEPEIRLTGDDPGVPWDDTNLIHRAARLFGRTTGARTGAAVDVRKHIPAGKGLGGGSANAAVTLWALNELRQSGLDRRALQALGRELGADVPYFLEGGLCLGRGRGDELDPLPDLPETAVLIVLPPFPISTAEIYAHCRPALTSGGEPGRISQFLDNKDFELLENQLEKTIFRFHPSLEDVKSFLKKQGAAAAMVTGSGSAVYGLFPEREKAEAVRAALPAGTASVLAGTLSREAYWTALRAGV, from the coding sequence ATGCCTGGCTCCGGTCTGACCGTTAAATCCTTCGCCAAGATCAATCTCGGCCTTGAAGTGCGGGGTCGCCGCCCCGACGGATACCACGAGATCCTGACCCTCTTTCAAACGGTGAGTTTCTGCGACATCCTGACATTCCGGACCCTGTCCGAACCGGAGATCCGCCTGACCGGCGACGATCCCGGAGTCCCCTGGGACGACACCAACCTCATTCATCGAGCCGCCCGGCTTTTCGGCCGGACAACCGGCGCCCGGACGGGGGCGGCCGTCGATGTCCGGAAACATATTCCGGCGGGAAAGGGCCTGGGAGGCGGCAGCGCCAACGCCGCCGTGACGCTGTGGGCGCTCAACGAGCTTCGGCAATCCGGACTGGACCGGAGGGCTCTTCAGGCACTGGGCCGGGAGCTGGGCGCCGATGTGCCGTACTTTCTGGAAGGCGGACTCTGCCTCGGGCGGGGCCGGGGCGACGAGCTCGACCCCCTTCCCGATCTTCCGGAAACGGCCGTTCTCATCGTTCTCCCGCCGTTTCCGATATCGACCGCGGAGATCTATGCCCATTGCCGGCCGGCCTTGACTTCGGGCGGCGAACCGGGTAGAATTTCTCAGTTTCTTGATAACAAAGACTTTGAGTTGCTGGAAAATCAGCTCGAAAAAACGATTTTCAGGTTCCACCCGTCTCTCGAAGACGTGAAGAGTTTCCTCAAGAAACAGGGCGCGGCGGCCGCGATGGTCACGGGATCCGGATCGGCGGTCTATGGGCTTTTTCCTGAACGGGAAAAGGCCGAGGCGGTCCGGGCGGCCCTTCCGGCGGGGACGGCCTCCGTCCTTGCGGGAACCCTGTCCCGGGAGGCGTATTGGACGGCGCTTCGTGCTGGGGTGTAG
- a CDS encoding FmdB family zinc ribbon protein — protein MPLYEYRCSNCGAVCEILQKAGDPPPASCGACGGPMKKRISAPAIQFKGNGWYITDYAHKHTPSGEHKPNGDKKPAAVETKKEPAKDAAKPAAADSSPNK, from the coding sequence ATGCCTTTATATGAGTATCGATGTTCGAATTGCGGCGCAGTCTGCGAGATTCTCCAGAAAGCGGGCGATCCGCCTCCGGCCTCCTGCGGAGCCTGCGGCGGCCCCATGAAAAAACGCATCTCCGCCCCGGCCATCCAGTTCAAGGGAAACGGCTGGTATATCACCGACTACGCCCACAAGCACACGCCGTCGGGCGAACACAAACCCAACGGGGACAAGAAGCCCGCCGCCGTCGAAACCAAGAAGGAACCGGCGAAAGACGCCGCCAAACCCGCGGCGGCCGATTCTTCTCCCAACAAATAA
- the rpmB gene encoding 50S ribosomal protein L28 has protein sequence MPKTCEICQKGPIFGNSISHSNKATSKKWKPNLQNVKAVTSTGVRKIWVCTRCLRSGRVTKTA, from the coding sequence ATGCCGAAAACATGTGAAATTTGCCAAAAAGGGCCGATATTCGGGAACTCCATCAGCCATTCGAACAAAGCGACATCGAAAAAGTGGAAACCCAATCTTCAGAACGTCAAGGCCGTGACTTCGACCGGCGTTCGCAAGATCTGGGTTTGTACGCGCTGTCTCCGGTCCGGGCGCGTCACCAAAACCGCTTGA
- a CDS encoding HAD family hydrolase codes for MMGHRAVFLDRDGTINEDCGYPGRFDQIRIYPYSLEAVRMIREAGFKAVVVTNQSGVGRGFFTEDDLHRLHDRMAEVFEAENAPLDAFYYCPHFEGSVLPEYDTACSCRKPATGMIRRAAEDLGLDPAASYMIGDKVEDILLGVHAGALPILVLTGYGRESLATLKERGIQPAFVAETLLEAVRWIVRREKGDLDPR; via the coding sequence ATGATGGGACATCGGGCCGTTTTTCTCGACCGGGACGGGACCATCAATGAAGACTGCGGCTATCCCGGCCGTTTCGATCAAATCCGGATTTACCCTTACAGCCTCGAGGCGGTCCGCATGATCCGGGAAGCCGGTTTCAAGGCCGTCGTAGTGACCAATCAGTCCGGGGTGGGTCGGGGATTCTTCACCGAGGACGATCTCCATCGTCTCCATGACCGGATGGCCGAAGTTTTCGAGGCGGAAAACGCCCCCCTGGACGCCTTCTATTACTGCCCCCATTTCGAAGGATCCGTCCTCCCGGAATACGACACGGCCTGTTCGTGCCGGAAACCCGCAACAGGAATGATCCGCCGGGCCGCGGAAGACCTCGGCCTGGATCCGGCCGCCTCCTACATGATCGGCGACAAGGTTGAAGACATCCTGCTGGGCGTCCATGCCGGTGCCCTCCCGATCCTGGTTCTCACCGGCTACGGCCGGGAATCTCTGGCAACGTTGAAAGAGCGGGGCATTCAACCCGCGTTTGTCGCCGAAACGCTTCTCGAGGCCGTCCGATGGATCGTCCGCCGCGAAAAAGGGGACCTCGACCCTCGATGA
- a CDS encoding tetratricopeptide repeat protein, with product MKKLYNGFILLTFLAALSSSCAPSMTQSQLAFGVWAAEKDLWNEAVFRWTRVLEENPTSIAALNNLAVAYEKQGLWGEAEKAYQAALKIAPKNPSIKANYEKFQKGWAEAAEKTGEKNEKK from the coding sequence ATGAAAAAACTTTACAACGGTTTCATTCTTTTGACCTTCCTAGCCGCGCTTTCCTCTTCCTGCGCCCCCTCAATGACCCAATCCCAGCTCGCTTTCGGCGTCTGGGCCGCGGAAAAGGATCTCTGGAACGAGGCTGTGTTCCGGTGGACCCGGGTCCTTGAAGAAAACCCCACGTCCATCGCCGCGCTGAACAATCTGGCCGTCGCCTACGAAAAACAGGGGCTGTGGGGGGAAGCGGAAAAAGCCTATCAGGCCGCGCTGAAAATCGCACCTAAAAACCCTTCCATCAAAGCCAATTACGAAAAATTCCAAAAAGGGTGGGCCGAAGCCGCGGAAAAAACCGGGGAAAAAAATGAAAAAAAGTAG